The Banduia mediterranea genome has a segment encoding these proteins:
- a CDS encoding fatty acid desaturase, with translation MQEHKRNAQTMTTQDRINAIKSEVTAAGNEWRRRLPWLRHNDAIGSAILLLSLSGMIASGWLYLAGAIAWWLCIPVTAFFASLTHELEHDLIHRIYFRGNAFAHNLMMGLVWLARPSTINPWIRRNLHLNHHKHSGTATDIEERAITNGEPWRLLRLLMVGDNIMSLILRVLRLRDRELRRRLMLRGFASYFPLGWLNWGSWYAFVGFHLIDGAARIAGTPIAWSAGTMSAFGVIDAVVVVLVAPNVLRTFCLHFVSSNMHYYGDVEDGNVLQQTQVLNPWWLLPAQLFCFNFGSTHGIHHFVVREPFYIRQLTAARAHKVMREMGVRFNDLGTFRRANRYGVDERASRESVEPGANTANA, from the coding sequence ATGCAGGAGCATAAGCGCAATGCGCAAACGATGACCACGCAGGACCGGATCAACGCGATCAAGTCCGAGGTGACGGCGGCCGGTAACGAATGGCGGCGCCGTCTGCCGTGGCTGCGTCACAACGACGCGATCGGCAGCGCGATCCTGCTGCTGTCGCTGAGCGGCATGATCGCCAGCGGCTGGCTGTATCTTGCCGGGGCCATTGCCTGGTGGCTGTGCATACCGGTGACGGCGTTCTTCGCCTCGCTCACGCACGAGCTGGAGCACGATCTGATTCACCGCATTTATTTCCGCGGCAACGCCTTCGCCCACAACCTGATGATGGGGCTGGTCTGGCTGGCGCGGCCGAGCACGATCAATCCGTGGATCCGGCGAAATCTGCATCTCAATCATCACAAGCATTCCGGCACCGCCACGGATATCGAGGAACGCGCCATCACCAACGGCGAGCCCTGGAGACTGCTGCGTCTGCTGATGGTGGGCGACAACATCATGTCGCTGATCCTGCGTGTGCTGCGGCTGCGTGATCGCGAGCTGCGGCGGCGGCTGATGCTGCGCGGCTTCGCCTCGTATTTCCCGCTGGGCTGGCTCAACTGGGGCAGCTGGTATGCCTTCGTCGGCTTTCATCTGATCGATGGTGCGGCGCGAATCGCCGGTACGCCGATCGCCTGGTCGGCCGGTACGATGTCCGCGTTCGGCGTGATCGACGCGGTGGTCGTGGTGCTGGTCGCGCCCAATGTGCTGCGCACCTTCTGCCTGCACTTCGTCAGTTCCAACATGCATTACTACGGCGATGTCGAGGACGGCAACGTGCTGCAGCAGACCCAGGTTCTGAATCCCTGGTGGCTGCTTCCGGCGCAGCTGTTCTGCTTCAACTTCGGCAGCACTCACGGCATTCATCATTTCGTGGTCAGGGAACCGTTCTACATCCGCCAGCTCACGGCCGCGCGGGCGCACAAGGTGATGCGCGAGATGGGCGTGCGCTTCAATGATCTGGGCACCTTCAGACGCGCGAACCGTTATGGCGTGGACGAGCGGGCCTCGCGCGAATCGGTGGAACCTGGCGCCAACACCGCGAACGCTTGA
- a CDS encoding helix-turn-helix domain-containing protein, whose product MSRIESMPGAPPEHDISCQAHDRTRHELALSYIHDTRYSVAEITCLPGFSDSSSFSRAFRRWTGISPSVYRPRSEQ is encoded by the coding sequence GTGTCCCGTATCGAGTCTATGCCCGGCGCGCCGCCGGAGCATGACATCAGCTGCCAAGCGCATGACCGCACACGTCACGAACTGGCGCTGTCGTACATTCACGACACGCGCTACAGCGTGGCCGAGATCACCTGCCTGCCCGGCTTCTCGGACAGCAGCAGCTTTTCGCGCGCATTCCGACGCTGGACCGGCATCTCGCCCAGCGTCTACCGCCCACGATCCGAGCAATGA
- a CDS encoding GNAT family N-acetyltransferase — translation MTPIHWSWHPWNEWPRELLYASLRLRSEIFVVEQNCVFPDMDGRDPDCLHLCGVDDKGELKAYLRLVPPGVKSEYPALGRVVVKRSERGTGLGRELMRVGIQGCRQRFPGASILVSAQQHLEPFYGSLGFVRSGEPYDEDGIAHVDMLRTVKPPKEL, via the coding sequence ATGACTCCAATACACTGGTCCTGGCACCCCTGGAACGAGTGGCCGCGCGAGCTGCTCTATGCAAGCCTGCGCCTGCGCAGCGAGATCTTCGTGGTCGAACAGAACTGCGTGTTCCCCGATATGGACGGACGCGATCCCGATTGCCTGCATCTGTGTGGCGTCGATGACAAAGGCGAGCTAAAAGCCTATCTGCGCCTGGTGCCGCCGGGCGTGAAGTCCGAGTATCCGGCGCTCGGCCGGGTCGTGGTGAAACGCTCGGAACGCGGCACCGGACTCGGACGCGAGCTGATGCGTGTCGGCATCCAGGGTTGCCGGCAGCGCTTCCCCGGCGCGAGCATCCTGGTGTCCGCGCAGCAGCATCTGGAACCGTTCTACGGCAGTCTCGGCTTCGTGCGCAGCGGCGAACCCTACGACGAGGACGGCATCGCCCACGTCGACATGCTGCGAACGGTAAAGCCCCCAAAAGAGCTTTGA
- a CDS encoding ExeA family protein, translating to MYLAYFQLREMPFSITPDPAYLYLSPRHQEALGHLLYGTGQYGGFVQLTGEVGTGKTTVVRTLLEQKLDNVDVAVVLNPRQNELEFLQTICDELGIAYGSDATLKGLVDRLNVYLLDAHARGRRTVLIIDEAQNLSPDVLEQVRLLTNLETHKEKLLRIMLVGQPELAELLSRAELRQLSQRITARYHLEPLNVDEARQYLAHRLRVAGGDAMTFPPPVVAQIHRLTGGIPRLINVLCDRALLGAYASGTRQVTTEIVRGAAREALGAHVVAAHGPRGPHWSWIAAAAVLLIAVVGLIAAIVQRNAVPAPMAEVEQTPAIAESQAEPAAEVLSVVAPSTDIAPPAGDESAAVALIEQPMPLARLMDQLIARWGSDYSVPTGSNVCEALSQQGLECFKGQGGWADLGGLNRPAILTLRTPFGENLHTLLLSLGTDSAEVLSAEGSVRLTLSQLDLLWTGEYLMLWRRETSDSLIAPGSQGSSVQWLRSKLAQAEGRTLPSPLSPTFDPELREAVRRFQRQYGLKVDGLAGAETQIQLGHIGEDEPGPTLTPEAG from the coding sequence TTGTATCTCGCCTATTTCCAGCTCCGGGAAATGCCGTTCTCGATCACCCCGGATCCGGCCTACCTTTATCTGTCGCCGCGCCATCAGGAGGCGCTGGGCCATCTGCTGTACGGCACCGGGCAATACGGCGGCTTTGTCCAGCTGACCGGCGAGGTCGGCACCGGCAAGACCACGGTGGTGCGCACGCTGCTGGAGCAGAAGCTCGACAACGTGGACGTGGCGGTGGTGCTCAATCCACGCCAGAACGAGCTTGAATTCCTGCAGACGATCTGCGACGAACTCGGCATTGCGTACGGCAGCGACGCCACGCTCAAGGGCCTGGTGGACCGCCTCAACGTCTATCTGCTGGATGCGCACGCGCGCGGCCGACGCACCGTGCTGATCATCGACGAAGCACAGAACCTGTCGCCCGACGTGCTCGAACAGGTGCGCCTGCTGACCAATCTGGAAACGCACAAGGAAAAGCTGCTGCGCATCATGCTGGTGGGCCAGCCGGAACTCGCCGAACTGCTGTCGCGCGCCGAACTGCGCCAACTGTCGCAGCGCATCACCGCGCGCTATCACCTGGAGCCGCTCAACGTCGACGAGGCGCGCCAGTACCTTGCGCACCGCCTGCGCGTGGCCGGCGGCGATGCGATGACGTTTCCGCCGCCGGTGGTGGCGCAGATCCACCGACTGACCGGCGGCATACCCCGCCTCATCAACGTGCTGTGCGACCGCGCCCTGCTTGGCGCCTACGCCAGCGGTACGCGCCAGGTCACAACCGAGATCGTGCGCGGTGCGGCGCGCGAAGCGCTCGGTGCACACGTGGTCGCCGCCCACGGTCCACGCGGCCCGCACTGGAGCTGGATCGCGGCGGCCGCGGTGCTGCTGATCGCAGTGGTCGGGCTGATCGCCGCCATCGTGCAGCGCAATGCCGTGCCGGCGCCGATGGCGGAGGTCGAGCAAACGCCGGCCATTGCGGAATCGCAAGCCGAGCCGGCCGCGGAGGTGCTGTCCGTTGTGGCTCCATCGACCGACATCGCGCCGCCAGCCGGAGACGAAAGCGCTGCGGTGGCCTTGATCGAACAGCCGATGCCATTGGCGCGGCTGATGGATCAGCTGATCGCGCGCTGGGGCAGCGACTACAGCGTGCCGACCGGCAGCAATGTCTGCGAGGCCCTGTCGCAACAAGGCCTGGAGTGTTTCAAGGGACAGGGCGGATGGGCCGACCTCGGCGGTCTCAACCGACCTGCGATCCTGACGCTGCGCACGCCGTTCGGCGAAAACCTGCATACGCTGCTGCTGTCGCTGGGCACCGACAGCGCCGAAGTGCTCAGCGCCGAGGGCTCGGTACGGCTGACGCTGTCCCAACTCGATCTGCTCTGGACTGGCGAGTATCTGATGCTGTGGCGGCGCGAAACGTCGGATAGCCTGATCGCGCCCGGCAGCCAGGGCAGTTCGGTGCAGTGGCTGCGCAGCAAGCTGGCCCAGGCCGAGGGTCGGACACTGCCCAGCCCGCTGTCCCCGACGTTCGATCCCGAACTGCGCGAAGCGGTGCGTCGCTTTCAGCGCCAGTACGGTCTTAAGGTGGACGGCCTGGCCGGCGCGGAAACCCAGATCCAGCTGGGTCACATCGGCGAAGACGAGCCGGGCCCCACGCTGACGCCGGAGGCCGGCTGA
- a CDS encoding general secretion pathway protein GspB: protein MSVILDALRRAEQERKLGQAPSVQVITQMPGQAPLEQRAPVAVWLLLAAVVVAIAALAIWLLWRPAPSTSPTPAAVVDAAAPDITQTAPPPKRREGPAPVSPTPVPETPRVIRDARGLNDLDDFLPAPRPPARSAAPVISAPPATPPAPMLAPQDTRQGELPPPSGPIDRSDVAPPSADELRVVPSAATAPSPYPALRDMSPNYRSDFPSFSVDVHVYNDDPAKRWTMIELRKYLEGQTIEAGPRIVEIRRDGIVFNWKGEIVLYPTNR from the coding sequence ATGTCGGTGATCCTCGACGCCCTGCGACGTGCCGAACAGGAGCGCAAGCTCGGTCAGGCGCCCAGCGTGCAGGTGATCACGCAGATGCCGGGACAGGCGCCGCTGGAACAGCGCGCGCCGGTCGCCGTCTGGCTGCTGCTCGCGGCCGTGGTGGTCGCGATCGCGGCCCTCGCGATCTGGCTGCTGTGGCGGCCGGCTCCGTCCACGTCGCCGACACCCGCAGCCGTCGTCGACGCTGCGGCGCCCGATATCACCCAGACCGCCCCGCCGCCGAAGCGGCGCGAGGGACCGGCGCCAGTCTCGCCCACACCCGTGCCCGAGACCCCGCGGGTGATACGTGACGCGCGCGGCTTGAACGACCTGGATGATTTCCTGCCGGCGCCCCGCCCCCCGGCACGCTCGGCAGCGCCGGTGATCAGCGCACCACCCGCGACGCCTCCGGCGCCGATGCTGGCCCCGCAGGACACACGGCAGGGCGAGCTACCGCCGCCGAGCGGTCCGATCGACCGCTCGGATGTAGCGCCGCCCAGCGCAGACGAGTTGCGAGTTGTCCCCAGCGCCGCGACGGCACCCAGTCCCTACCCTGCGCTGCGCGACATGTCGCCGAACTATCGCAGCGACTTCCCGTCGTTCTCGGTGGACGTGCACGTTTACAACGACGATCCAGCCAAGCGCTGGACGATGATCGAGTTGCGCAAGTACCTGGAAGGTCAGACGATCGAAGCCGGCCCGCGGATCGTGGAAATCCGGCGCGACGGCATCGTCTTCAACTGGAAGGGTGAGATCGTGTTGTATCCGACGAACCGCTGA
- a CDS encoding HugZ family protein: MSDDTNQDLIAARRLYAQSQQGVLSTISKSMDGFPFGSVITFAPDATGAPVILISDIAEHTRNLKADPRVSLIVLEGGGDVQETGRLTVIGDAQRVGESEAVAERYYRRFPHASGYHQAHDFAFYRIRPVRIRYIGGFGRIHWYSPDQVLLANPFAGSAEDGMIRHMNADHVEAMRDYCGLAGVDCGNESPRMSGVDANGFELFIGKRMLRFDFETPASTPVEVRQALVALAKRARQAAAA; encoded by the coding sequence ATGTCCGATGACACAAACCAGGATCTGATCGCCGCGCGCCGGCTCTACGCACAGAGTCAGCAGGGCGTGCTGTCCACGATCTCCAAGTCCATGGACGGATTCCCGTTCGGCTCCGTGATCACCTTCGCGCCGGATGCCACGGGTGCGCCGGTGATCCTGATCAGCGATATCGCCGAACACACGCGAAACCTCAAGGCCGATCCGCGCGTCTCCCTGATCGTGCTCGAAGGCGGTGGCGATGTGCAGGAAACCGGGCGCCTTACGGTGATCGGAGATGCCCAGCGCGTGGGTGAATCCGAAGCGGTGGCGGAGCGCTATTACCGGCGATTCCCGCATGCCAGTGGCTACCATCAGGCACACGATTTCGCGTTCTACCGCATCCGGCCGGTGCGCATTCGCTACATCGGTGGCTTCGGGCGGATTCACTGGTATTCGCCGGATCAGGTGCTGCTGGCCAATCCTTTCGCCGGCAGCGCCGAGGACGGCATGATCCGTCACATGAACGCCGATCACGTCGAGGCGATGCGCGACTACTGCGGTCTCGCCGGGGTGGATTGCGGCAACGAATCGCCACGCATGTCGGGCGTGGACGCCAACGGCTTCGAACTGTTTATCGGCAAGCGCATGTTGCGCTTCGATTTCGAGACGCCGGCGAGTACGCCGGTAGAAGTGCGCCAGGCACTGGTGGCGCTCGCCAAACGAGCCCGGCAGGCCGCGGCGGCGTGA
- a CDS encoding ChaN family lipoprotein, translated as MVSRILPLLLMFPLVASPAVPAAAPAIALAEHPLLDTIVQRSDAQRLDREALLRRAASAEVLLLGEVHDNPEIHRLRAWLLARLVEAGRRPAVAFEQIDLEDNDAVHDCQRRGCDADALADAVNWSASAWPPFALYRPIFEVVLSQGLDIRPANPGRDTIRRLALGETEPEAALRALDESRPGVARAALEQTLRDSHCGMLPESALPGMVLAQTARDRAMAEALQAQGPQALMAGNGHIMASGVPWVLDRLGDTRPRLSIAWLEVEGGLTDLEKALDAAPPVDVIWFTVRTERPDPCAAFR; from the coding sequence ATGGTTTCACGAATCCTGCCGCTCCTGCTGATGTTCCCCTTGGTGGCGAGCCCGGCCGTCCCGGCGGCAGCGCCAGCCATTGCGCTTGCGGAGCACCCGCTGCTCGATACGATCGTCCAGCGCAGCGATGCGCAGCGTCTGGACCGCGAGGCACTGCTGCGTCGCGCCGCCTCGGCGGAGGTACTGCTGCTGGGCGAGGTGCATGACAACCCCGAGATCCACCGTCTGCGGGCCTGGCTGCTGGCGCGCCTGGTCGAAGCCGGCCGGCGCCCGGCCGTGGCATTCGAGCAGATCGATCTTGAGGACAACGACGCCGTGCATGATTGCCAACGGCGTGGCTGCGATGCCGATGCCCTGGCCGACGCCGTGAACTGGTCCGCTTCCGCCTGGCCGCCGTTCGCCCTGTATCGGCCGATATTCGAGGTCGTTCTGTCGCAGGGGCTGGATATTCGTCCCGCCAATCCGGGGCGGGATACGATCCGTCGTCTCGCACTCGGCGAAACCGAGCCTGAGGCCGCGCTGCGCGCGCTGGATGAATCGCGTCCGGGCGTCGCGCGGGCCGCGCTCGAGCAGACGCTCAGGGACAGCCACTGCGGCATGCTCCCGGAATCCGCCCTGCCGGGCATGGTGCTGGCACAGACCGCGCGCGACCGGGCGATGGCTGAAGCCCTGCAGGCCCAAGGCCCGCAGGCGCTGATGGCGGGCAACGGTCACATCATGGCGTCCGGCGTGCCCTGGGTGCTGGATCGTCTGGGCGATACGCGCCCGCGATTGTCCATCGCCTGGCTGGAAGTCGAGGGCGGCCTTACCGACCTGGAAAAGGCCCTGGACGCGGCGCCGCCGGTCGATGTGATCTGGTTTACGGTCCGGACCGAGCGGCCCGACCCCTGTGCCGCCTTTCGTTGA
- a CDS encoding aspartate aminotransferase family protein, protein MSSPSTSVSRSTFDEVMVPNYVPGAIVPVRGQGSRIWDQDDKEYIDFACGIAVTVLGHCHPKLVAALTEQGNKLWHLSNVVTNEPALRLASKLTEKTFAERVFFANSGGEANEAAFKLARRYGNTRAEGKNEIISFHNAFHGRTLFTVSVGGQAKYTQGFEPIPGGITHLPFNDVAALEAAISDKTCAVVMEPLQGEGGILPATAEFARAARELCNKHDALLVYDEVQTGMGRTGELYAYMGLGVTPDILTTAKGLGGGFPIGAMLTTKAIADYLPFGTHGSTYGGNPLGCAVAEAVLDTVSEPAVLEGVQVRAEKIRARLDALGERYGVFGPTRGLGLLIGAPMSEAWKGRAKEIVNAGWKHGVWCLVAGPDVLRIAPSLIIPEAELELGLERLEAAVAELCA, encoded by the coding sequence ATGAGTTCCCCCAGCACTTCCGTATCCCGCAGCACCTTCGATGAAGTCATGGTCCCGAATTACGTTCCGGGCGCCATCGTGCCGGTGCGAGGCCAGGGTTCGCGAATCTGGGATCAGGACGACAAGGAATACATCGACTTCGCCTGTGGCATTGCGGTGACCGTGCTGGGCCACTGCCACCCGAAGCTGGTGGCCGCGCTGACCGAGCAGGGCAACAAGCTCTGGCATCTGTCGAACGTGGTCACCAACGAACCGGCGTTGCGCCTGGCGAGCAAGCTGACCGAAAAGACTTTCGCCGAGCGCGTGTTTTTCGCCAATTCCGGGGGCGAGGCCAACGAAGCCGCGTTCAAGCTGGCGCGTCGCTACGGCAATACGCGCGCCGAGGGCAAGAACGAGATCATCTCGTTCCATAACGCCTTTCACGGACGCACGCTGTTCACGGTCAGCGTCGGCGGTCAGGCCAAGTACACCCAGGGCTTCGAGCCGATTCCGGGCGGTATCACGCACCTGCCGTTCAACGATGTCGCCGCGCTCGAAGCGGCGATCTCGGACAAGACCTGCGCCGTGGTGATGGAGCCGCTGCAGGGCGAGGGCGGCATATTGCCGGCTACCGCCGAATTCGCGCGCGCCGCACGCGAGCTGTGCAACAAGCACGACGCACTGCTGGTCTACGACGAAGTGCAGACCGGCATGGGCCGGACCGGAGAGCTTTACGCCTACATGGGGCTCGGCGTCACGCCGGACATCCTGACCACGGCCAAGGGCCTGGGCGGCGGTTTCCCGATCGGCGCGATGCTCACGACCAAGGCGATCGCCGACTATCTGCCGTTCGGCACGCACGGTTCCACCTATGGCGGCAATCCGCTGGGCTGCGCCGTGGCGGAGGCCGTGCTCGACACCGTCAGCGAGCCGGCCGTGCTCGAAGGTGTGCAGGTTCGCGCCGAAAAGATTCGCGCGCGGCTCGATGCACTCGGCGAACGCTACGGCGTGTTCGGCCCGACGCGCGGCCTGGGTCTGCTGATCGGTGCGCCGATGAGCGAGGCCTGGAAGGGCCGCGCCAAGGAGATCGTCAACGCCGGCTGGAAGCACGGCGTCTGGTGCCTGGTGGCCGGCCCGGACGTGTTGCGCATCGCGCCGTCCCTGATCATTCCGGAGGCCGAGCTGGAACTGGGTCTGGAGCGTCTCGAGGCGGCGGTCGCGGAGCTGTGTGCCTGA
- the der gene encoding ribosome biogenesis GTPase Der: protein MSSHLPVIALVGRPNVGKSTLFNRFTGTRDALVADFAGLTRDRQYGFGKFEGRSFMVVDTGGLMPSSGDPLAGLAESQARIAIEEADCVLFLVDIRAGLNPSDREIAGYLRKLGKPVCLLANKAEGLPRSAVGEFYELGLDTPMPVSAVHGDGIQDLLRQILPAAPEAEDADPEEPPEDGSVYVAIVGRPNVGKSTLVNRLIGEERVLAADMPGTTRDSIKVPFHYQGQDFVLIDTAGVRRRGKVSETIEKFSIVKTLEAIERAHVVIAVVDAQGDIGEQDARLLGLIAHRGRGMVLAVNKWDGLDESERKRIKTDVDFKLPFLDYVPVHHISAKRGTGLARLFAEVQKVRASAFIEMPTPRLNQILEKAMARHAPPAIVGRRIKLRYVHQGGRNPPKIIIHGNQTERVPVAYKRFLSNEFRRAFKLTGVPLEVAFKTGDNPFKGRKNVLTPRQIKKKKRMMEHFKD from the coding sequence GTGTCCAGCCATCTTCCCGTCATCGCACTCGTCGGCCGACCCAATGTCGGCAAGTCGACGCTGTTCAATCGTTTCACCGGCACGCGGGATGCCCTGGTTGCGGACTTCGCGGGCCTGACCCGCGACCGGCAGTACGGCTTCGGGAAGTTCGAGGGCCGCAGCTTCATGGTGGTGGACACGGGCGGACTGATGCCGTCTTCCGGCGATCCTCTGGCCGGCCTGGCCGAATCCCAGGCACGCATCGCGATCGAGGAAGCCGACTGTGTCCTGTTTCTGGTCGATATCCGCGCGGGCCTGAACCCCTCGGATCGGGAGATTGCGGGGTATCTGCGCAAACTCGGCAAGCCGGTGTGCCTGCTGGCGAACAAGGCCGAGGGGCTGCCGCGCTCCGCAGTCGGCGAGTTCTACGAACTGGGCCTGGACACGCCAATGCCGGTGTCGGCGGTGCACGGCGACGGCATTCAGGACCTGCTGCGCCAGATCCTGCCGGCGGCACCGGAAGCCGAGGATGCCGATCCCGAGGAACCACCGGAAGATGGTTCGGTTTACGTCGCCATCGTCGGGCGGCCCAACGTCGGCAAGTCCACCCTGGTCAACCGTCTGATCGGCGAGGAACGCGTGCTGGCCGCGGACATGCCGGGCACCACGCGCGACTCGATCAAGGTGCCGTTCCACTATCAGGGCCAGGACTTCGTGTTGATCGACACCGCCGGCGTGCGCCGCCGCGGCAAGGTCTCCGAGACCATCGAGAAATTCTCGATCGTCAAGACCCTGGAGGCGATCGAGCGCGCGCACGTGGTCATCGCCGTGGTCGACGCCCAGGGTGACATCGGCGAACAGGACGCGCGCCTGCTGGGTCTGATCGCGCATCGCGGGCGCGGAATGGTGCTGGCCGTGAACAAGTGGGACGGTCTGGACGAGTCCGAGCGCAAGCGCATCAAGACCGACGTCGACTTCAAGCTGCCGTTTCTCGACTACGTGCCGGTGCACCACATCTCGGCCAAGCGCGGCACCGGGCTGGCGCGCCTGTTCGCCGAAGTGCAGAAAGTGCGGGCGTCCGCCTTCATCGAGATGCCGACACCGCGTCTCAACCAGATCCTCGAAAAGGCCATGGCGCGGCATGCGCCGCCGGCCATCGTCGGCCGTCGCATCAAGCTGCGCTACGTGCACCAGGGTGGCCGCAATCCGCCGAAGATCATCATTCACGGCAACCAGACCGAGCGGGTTCCGGTCGCCTACAAGCGCTTTCTCTCGAACGAATTCCGACGTGCGTTCAAGCTCACCGGCGTGCCGCTGGAAGTGGCCTTCAAGACCGGAGACAACCCGTTCAAGGGTCGCAAGAACGTACTGACGCCGCGCCAGATCAAGAAGAAGAAGCGGATGATGGAACACTTCAAGGACTGA
- the bamB gene encoding outer membrane protein assembly factor BamB produces the protein MKQALVIAATAMVFALAGCTSKGKTREPADLQSIDKVKVKASVVWKRSLGGSNGLLGGFEIDVQDDAVFAADADGDVYALETETGKTIWQAETGERVISGPASSGNLVLVGTRDAEIIALSRADGSEVWRSQLSSEVLASPAGDGDTVIARTIDGRVFALSAADGTRLWTFDRSVPSLTLRGLSRPVMVGPAVLVGLDGGRLVALRVDTGEVLWEQVVASPTGRSELERLVDVDADPIAVGGGVFALSYGGELLLIDPSSGDSRWDRSIRSYTGGSIFGTRGLAVSDADGVVWALDAESGAAVWKQEELQYRMLSQPAAIGDYIAVADYKGYIHFLSPGDGRIVGRSHALSDPVQAAPVVVKDRLYMLDIDGHLVVLELKEVG, from the coding sequence ATGAAGCAGGCATTGGTGATCGCCGCCACCGCGATGGTGTTCGCGCTGGCCGGCTGTACCTCCAAGGGCAAGACCCGTGAACCGGCGGATCTGCAGTCCATCGACAAGGTCAAGGTCAAGGCCTCGGTGGTGTGGAAGCGTTCGTTGGGCGGCAGCAACGGTCTGCTCGGCGGTTTCGAGATCGATGTCCAGGACGATGCGGTGTTCGCGGCTGATGCAGACGGCGATGTCTACGCGCTCGAAACCGAGACCGGCAAGACGATCTGGCAGGCCGAGACCGGTGAACGCGTGATCAGCGGCCCGGCCAGCAGCGGCAATCTGGTGCTGGTGGGCACCCGCGACGCCGAAATCATCGCGCTGTCGCGCGCCGATGGCAGCGAGGTCTGGCGCAGCCAGCTGTCGAGTGAGGTGCTGGCCTCGCCGGCAGGGGACGGAGACACGGTCATCGCCCGCACCATCGATGGCCGTGTATTCGCGCTGTCCGCCGCGGACGGAACGCGCCTCTGGACCTTCGACCGGAGCGTGCCTTCGCTGACGCTGCGCGGCCTGTCGCGCCCGGTGATGGTGGGGCCGGCGGTACTGGTCGGACTCGACGGCGGACGCCTCGTCGCGCTGCGCGTGGACACCGGCGAGGTGCTGTGGGAACAGGTCGTGGCCTCGCCGACGGGACGTTCCGAACTCGAGCGGCTGGTGGACGTGGACGCCGATCCCATCGCTGTCGGCGGAGGCGTGTTCGCCCTGTCCTACGGCGGTGAACTCCTCCTGATCGACCCGAGCAGTGGCGATTCACGCTGGGACCGCAGCATCCGCAGCTATACCGGGGGCTCGATCTTCGGTACGCGCGGGCTCGCGGTCAGCGATGCCGACGGTGTGGTCTGGGCGCTGGATGCCGAAAGCGGCGCGGCCGTCTGGAAGCAGGAGGAATTGCAGTACCGCATGCTGTCGCAGCCGGCAGCGATTGGCGATTACATCGCCGTGGCCGATTACAAGGGCTACATCCACTTCCTGTCGCCGGGCGATGGCCGCATCGTCGGCCGTAGCCACGCGCTGAGCGATCCGGTGCAGGCCGCGCCGGTAGTCGTCAAGGATCGCCTCTACATGCTCGATATCGATGGCCACCTCGTAGTGCTGGAGCTGAAGGAAGTCGGTTAG
- a CDS encoding YfgM family protein produces MSHYDDEQQAEVVKKWFLENWLALVAGLAIGLGAIFGWQGWQSIKQEKSAEASRMYEEARQALDSGDIEEASALAAKLSDDYSGTPYDDQVALLLARYHVDQGELPAAAEQLRSVVDGNADEPLKQVARLRLARVLWAQDQTEEALAELDAGGSGEFVSLFEELRGDIMLTQGDRAAARQAYQKAIEAGNEAAANRELLQQKLDDLADVVNS; encoded by the coding sequence GTGTCCCATTACGACGACGAACAACAAGCCGAAGTAGTCAAGAAGTGGTTCCTGGAGAACTGGTTGGCTCTGGTGGCCGGACTGGCGATCGGCCTCGGCGCGATCTTCGGCTGGCAGGGCTGGCAATCGATAAAGCAGGAAAAGTCGGCCGAAGCCTCGCGCATGTATGAGGAAGCGCGTCAGGCACTGGACTCCGGCGATATCGAGGAGGCTTCGGCGCTGGCCGCCAAACTCTCCGACGACTATTCAGGCACGCCTTACGACGACCAGGTGGCTCTGCTGCTGGCGCGGTATCACGTCGATCAGGGTGAGCTTCCCGCCGCCGCCGAGCAATTGCGTTCGGTGGTGGACGGCAATGCCGACGAGCCGCTCAAGCAGGTCGCCCGCTTGCGTCTGGCGCGCGTACTGTGGGCCCAGGATCAGACGGAGGAGGCGCTCGCCGAACTCGACGCCGGTGGCAGTGGCGAGTTCGTGTCGCTGTTCGAGGAACTGCGCGGCGACATCATGCTGACCCAGGGCGATCGCGCCGCAGCGCGGCAGGCGTACCAGAAGGCGATCGAGGCCGGCAACGAAGCCGCCGCGAATCGCGAGTTGTTGCAGCAGAAACTCGACGACCTTGCCGACGTGGTGAATTCATGA